One genomic window of Vulpes vulpes isolate BD-2025 chromosome 11, VulVul3, whole genome shotgun sequence includes the following:
- the LOC112912795 gene encoding olfactory receptor 51V1-like — protein MDTSADSLEKYSKSSMPAFPAYDTNSSTFLLTGFPGLEQEYPWLSIPFSCIYAMVLSGNCLVLHVIRTEPSLHQPMFYFLAMLALTDLCMGLSTVHTVLGILWGLSQEVSLDACIAQTYFIHGLSLTESGVLLAMAFDRFTAICNPLRYTSILTSARITKIGLGILVRSFVFIMAPIIRLKFFHYCHSHILSHSFCLHQDLLRLACSDIRFNSFYALALVICTLLFDSMLIIVSYILILHSVLAIASREERLKSLQTCVSHICAVMVFYIPIIGLTMVHRFGKHLSPMVHVLMGNIYIIFPPLMNPIIYSVKTQQIRGRIQKWFSMKKE, from the coding sequence ATGGACACAAGTGCTGACTCATTGGAAAAATACAGCAAATCATCCATGCCTGCTTTTCCTGCTTATGACACCAATTCCTCAACCTTTCTACTAACAGGCTTCCCTGGCCTGGAACAGGAATATCCCTGGCTGTCCATCCCTTTCTCCTGTATCTATGCTATGGTACTGTCTGGGAACTGCCTGGTGCTGCATGTGATCCGGACTGAGCCGAGCCTGCACCAGCCCATGTTCTACTTCCTGGCCATGCTGGCCCTCACCGACCTGTGCATGGGGCTGTCCACAGTGCACACGGTGCTGGGCATCCTGTGGGGACTCAGCCAGGAAGTCAGCCTGGATGCCTGCATTGCTCAAACTTATTTCATCCATGGTCTGTCCCTCACAGAGTCTGGAGTCCTTCTCGCCATGGCTTTTGATCGCTTTACAGCAATCTGTAATCCTCTGAGGTATACGTCCATACTAACCAGTGCCAGGATTACCAAGATTGGGCTGGGAATTTTAGTTAGGAGTTTTGTGTTCATTATGGCTCCCATAATCCGCCTAAAGTTTTTCCACTATTGCCATTCCCACatcctctctcactctttctgccTTCACCAAGACTTACTAAGACTAGCATGTTCTGACATTCGCTTTAACAGTTTCTATGCCTTGGCTCTGGTGATCTGTACACTTTTGTTTGATTCCATGCTAATTATTGTATCCTACATTCTGATCCTGCATTCGGTCTTGGCTATTGCATCCCGGGAGGAGCGGCTTAAGTCCTTGCAGACCTGTGTCTCCCATATCTGTGCTGTCATGGTTTTCTATATCCCAATAATTGGTCTGACTATGGTGCATCGTTTTGGGAAACACCTCTCTCCTATGGTCCATGTCCTCATGGGCAACATCTATATCATCTTCCCA